The stretch of DNA TTTGGCCTAAAACTTAGTGTTCAGGTTCCCAGGATTCTGACATCAGAACCCGGATAACGCTGATTAGAACCATAGGGGCTTTacaataaaagctaaaatattgACCATATGATGGCAAAAAGTCTTATTTTGTGGTTAacttattctcttctagctactcTCTGATGAAGTTGGTGGCGCTGTGGAAGAGGACCGCCGCCTCCTGGATGAGGACCGGGACCGCTCAGCATTGTAAGTGACATGCTTGTCGTAGCTCTCCATCTGAGCCTCAATGAAATCTCTCTGCTGCTGCCTGATGGTCTGGCTTATGAGCCCAGGGAGGGCGTGGATGCTACCAATCAAAGTCTCTAATTTTGTTTCCAGGGTAACAATCCTCTTCTCGAAGTCTTCACTCCTTTCGTTTAAGTCAGAAATCATATCATACATGATATTCTGGGTCTGAAAAACAGGATTGAGAAGGTTAATTATACTTGCCCTGAACACAAACTGTCCACCTCTCAGAGGTTTAGCTCCAGTCTCTTGCTGGTGGCATTCAGTATAACAGGGGTGTCAGCAAACTGAACAGCTCATCTTGCAAAGTCAATTCATTGTATCTGTTCAATGCTAGGATTTATAACAGAAATATAAGATCTTTGGTTCAGTTGTAGAAAATGTGGAGCAGGTACTGCTACTGGTGGTATGCCCAATGATTGTAGGTGGTATCAGGATAGACAAAAACAtttcaatttaatatttatatatgtatgttaaaGGTTGTCACAAAGGTTAGTACACATCAAATTCATTTTGCAACACATAACATTAGGGCaggggtaattttttaaaaatgggcagaatCAGTATTGGGATTTAGCAGAAATGTTGAGggtaaaatataaatgaagttTAGGATTAACTGGCTTTACAATTTTGTAATTTAAAGCAATAAATTCCTAAATATTGTTTGTTATCCTTTGTTTCAAATTATAGGCCTCTCTCCATTGGGTCAAATGGAAATTTTACAGATAATTGAGAGAATATTAGTTGAGGGAGATACTAAAGTTACCAGTCTACCTTGTTGGCTGTGGCTCTGACCTACTGGCTAAGGCTTAATCAAAGCTAAGTGgttaaaataggaaaatgtttCTGGATTCCTAGTGAACCTTGAAATTGACTGTCTTGATCACAGGATATCCATAACTCGGATTTCTAGGTATATTTCCTGAGTAgccaaaagacaaagagaaaggacTGATCAGCTCAGAGCTAGAAAGGGGAAAGGCTagtgaaggggaagaaaaggttttaatCTTAGTTTAGTGCAGACTTTCCCAAGTCTGAGATCCCTTCATTTAAGCTGTCCTTCCTTCTACTTCGTTTCTCTTCTATCATATGCTCTTCTTCTGCTTAACAATCTTTTAAAGATGGTAAATGAACTGATAAGGGAGTTATCATTCAGATTATAGGCACCTTGTTTCAGTTTGATCAGAGACATAGTGCAGACACTTAATTTTACTACACAGTCTTGAGAATATGTGAACAGCATCCATTCATTTACAAAAATACTGAGCCTTTATGGTACGTACAGTCCTGTGGTCATAATAAGTACATTAATAAAGAAATAGCATCTTGCCTCACAGTGGTACTCTTGAAGTAAAATTACATCTCTCCATCATATTCCAATGTGGTCTGTtcatttttccataaaaatatccattaaaaatcatttaacctAGGAGTGATGGAGCTTGCCcatctttttttcatatgtccaAGTAACAGCCACATTTACACACATTAATCGAGGATGTCTTCATACCTTATATATGTGTGCTGTCCAGTTTATATGCATGATATATGCTCTCCTAGGGTAAATCATTAAATACTTAGCATCTTCATCTAGTATGTGGTACTGATATACATTGAAATGAATGTAATTTAGATGCATTATTTAATGAGACTAGAACAAATACTTGTAATTTTTATGGATTATACTTGAGGCTTTAGTAAAATCATGGCTgatttctcaaacaaaaaaaacagtttgtAAGATGCAACTGAGAGTTGTCTCTTTCAAAGCATTTGGGTAAAAGGCTGAACAATTATATAAATGCTATTCTAATACCACCTTTAGAACTCAACCAGGAAAATGCAATGTTTTGATTGCtgacaaatatttatgttttaaggaTGGGTTTTATGTGGGGAGAAACAACCAGAAATTGATCAGATAAATGTCGCAAATAAGGTAGAATAATTTGGAGACcattaatatactttttaaaaagtggtatgattttgaaataatgaaatggAGAAAGAATCATAAAAAATGATCACTTTGGGGTGATAACTTTCATTTTAGGATGTAATTTCtggtgtcttttatttttttattttttattattattattttttttgagacggagtctcgctccgtcgcccaggctggagtgcagtggccagatctcagctcactgcaagctccgcctcccgggttgacgccattctcctgcctcagcctcccgagtagctgggactacaggcgcccgctacctcacccggctagttttttgtattttttagtagagacagggtttcactgggttagccaggatggtctcgatctcctgaccttgtgatccgcccgtctcggcctcccaaagtgctgggattacaggtggtatcttttatttttatttcaactttgcaTTCTTTTGACTTTGCTTAAAATACATAGAACAAAATTTAATTGATGAGTCCTATTCATTCCTGAATATCACACTCACACCTCGGATGCAGTTCTGCTCTTACTGGGATGAGATttacatgcaaataaaaatctCACAGGTATTGTCTCCTATTCCACTTAAGCTTCTTATGGTACTTCCAAATCACTGTAACTAGGAATGTTTTCAGAATGGGGTTGAATAACGTAACAGGGAAAGAGTACATTAAATGAGAGTTATAGAAACATTCTTTTAACTTGGACCATCATTTTAGGGTGCTTGGTTGGTTTGATTTACTAATTAAATTTGGGTTGGGATCCTCTTGAAACATGAATGATTAGTGACTGTGCAGTGGCTGATTTCAACAGATGCAACTATGAGGGCTAAGCACCTCAGACTTACCTTTGCCAAGTCCACCAAGGTGTTTGCTTGGTCATTCAGTTTCCTCTGCTCCATTTTTACACTTCTTAATCTAAAAGACAGAATCTGATATCAGAAAGGTTCCCTTCTCTCTACAGCAATCTTATGCCTTCCAAAGAGCATGCACAAAATTGACAAGAGCAAATAACTGCATGGATAATGCCTTGAATATCTGGGGTAAGTCCAAACTGGTTATGTGTCTGGTTCAATGAGAAGCATGCTTCCCCAACACcgcaaaaaagaaaggagagagacagCAATAGATGAGATGTCCTTAGGACAACTATTTACCAGGTAAAGTTGGATTCAGAAAGACTCATAAGGATTTAACCATATGAGAAAAAG from Macaca nemestrina isolate mMacNem1 chromosome 6, mMacNem.hap1, whole genome shotgun sequence encodes:
- the LOC105499979 gene encoding small conductance calcium-activated potassium channel protein 2 isoform X3; translated protein: MWLISITFLSIGYGDMVPNTYCGKGVCLLTGIMGAGCTALVVAVVARKLELTKAEKHVHNFMMDTQLTKRVKNAAANVLRETWLIYKNTKLVKKIDHAKVRKHQRKFLQAIHQLRSVKMEQRKLNDQANTLVDLAKTQNIMYDMISDLNERSEDFEKRIVTLETKLETLIGSIHALPGLISQTIRQQQRDFIEAQMESYDKHVTYNAERSRSSSRRRRSSSTAPPTSSESS